The Nitratidesulfovibrio sp. DNA segment CGTTCCGGAACCCAGGCTGCCGATCCCGCGCGGCCCGATGCCAGATCGGATGCGCCCAGGGGGACACGTTCCGGTCGCCGGAGCGATGGTCCCGGGCGTCCCGGCCAGCCGTCGTCACGTGGCAGGGATGGCGAGGCATCGCGCAAAGGGGCGAACGCAGGCAAGGATGGCCGCCAGGCAAGGCGCCCTGTTTCCGGTCGCGGACCAGACCGGGACATCCGCGAAGGGGAACCTGTGGTGGAACGCCAGGCCGAGATTCCGGCGATGAACGGCCCCGATGAAGCTGTCATGCGAACAAGCGAACCAGCCATGCAAACAGGCGAAACGGTCATGCAGCCTGGCGAGGTGCGTCTGAACAAGGCCATTGCCGGGGCGGGTGTGTGTTCGCGGCGCCAGGCGGACGACCTCATACAGCAGGGGGTGGTGCGGGTCAACGGCGAGGTGGTGGACACCCCCGGCGCGCGCGTGGTGCCGGGGCGCGACCGCATCGAGGTGCGCGGGCAACTGCTGGAACTGGATGCCGCGCCCGCCTCGTTCACCTATGTGATGCTGCACAAGCCGGTGCAGGTGGTGTCCACCGTGCGCGACCCGCAGGGGCGACCCACGGTGCTGGGCATCCTGCCGCACGACCTGCGCGGCGGGCGGCTGTACCCCGTGGGCAGGCTGGACTACTTTTCCGAGGGACTGTTGATACTGACCGACGACGGTGACCTGACCAATCGGCTTACCCACCCCCGCTACCACCTGCCCAAGGTCTACATGGTCAAGGTGCGTGGCCACGTGACCGAATCCACCCTGGCGCCCATGCGTCAGGGCATGACCCTGGCCGAAGGCGAACAGCTTGCACCAGTGGACGTGCGCCTGCTCCAGTCGGACCGCCAGGCCAGCCTTTTCGAAATGACCCTGCGCCAGGGAGTGAATCGCCAGATTCGCCGGATGTGC contains these protein-coding regions:
- a CDS encoding pseudouridine synthase; translated protein: MQTGETVMQPGEVRLNKAIAGAGVCSRRQADDLIQQGVVRVNGEVVDTPGARVVPGRDRIEVRGQLLELDAAPASFTYVMLHKPVQVVSTVRDPQGRPTVLGILPHDLRGGRLYPVGRLDYFSEGLLILTDDGDLTNRLTHPRYHLPKVYMVKVRGHVTESTLAPMRQGMTLAEGEQLAPVDVRLLQSDRQASLFEMTLRQGVNRQIRRMCRDLGLTVLLLRRVRQGPLELGELPKGAARRLTPLEVAALRRAAGLES